Proteins encoded within one genomic window of Canis lupus dingo isolate Sandy chromosome 28, ASM325472v2, whole genome shotgun sequence:
- the IKZF5 gene encoding zinc finger protein Pegasus: MGEKKPEPLDFVKDFQEYLTQQTHHVNMISGSVSGDKEAEALQGAGTDGDQNGLDHPSVEVSLDENSGMLVDGFERTFDGKLKCRYCNYASKGTARLIEHIRIHTGEKPHRCHLCPFASAYERHLEAHMRSHTGEKPYKCELCSFRCSDRSNLSHHRRRKHKMVPIKGTRSSLSSKKMWGVLQKKTSNLGYSRRALINLSPPSMVVQKPDYLNDFTHEIPNIQTDSYESMAKPTSTGGLPRDPQELMVDNPLNQLSTLAGQLSSLPPENQNPASPDVVPCPDEKPFMMQQPSAQAVVAAVSASIPQSSSPTSPEPRPSHSQRNYSPVAGPSSEPSAHTSTPSIGNSQPSTPAPTLPVQDPQLLHHCQHCDMYFADNILYTIHMGCHGYENPFQCNICGCKCKNKYDFACHFARGQHNQH; this comes from the exons atggGTGAAAAGAAACCAGAGCCTTTGGACTTCGTGAAAGATTTCCAAGAATATCTGACTCAACAGACTCATCATGTGAACATGATTTCTGGATCAGTTAGTGGGGACAAAGAAGCAGAGGCTCTTCAGGGAG CTGGAACAGATGGTGATCAAAATGGACTCGATCACCCATCTGTTGAAGTTTCCCTGGATGAAAACTCAGGAATGTTAGTAGACGGGTTTGAAAGGACCTTTGATGGGAAGCTCAAGTGTCGGTACTGCAACTATGCCAGCAAAGGAACAGCCCGGCTTATTGAACATATTAGAATCCACACAG gtGAGAAACCTCATAGATGTCACTTATGTCCATTTGCATCTGCTTACGAGCGTCATCTGGAAGCCCACATGCGTTCCCATACAGGAGAAAAACCATACAAATGTGAATTATGTTCCTTCCGCTGCAGTGATCGAAGTAACCTATCCCATCATCGAAGGCGCAAGCATAAAATGGTACCAATTAAAGGTACTAGGTCTTCCTTAAGCAGCAAGAAAATGTGGGGAgttttacagaagaaaacaagCAATCTGGGCTATAGCAGAAGAGCATTAATCAACTTAAGTCCACCTTCCATGGTGGTTCAGAAGCCAGACTACCTTAACGATTTTACCCATGAAATCCCAAATATCCAGACTGACTCCTATGAAAGTATGGCAAAACCCACATCAACTGGTGGCCTCCCAAGAGACCCCCAAGAACTCATGGTTGACAACCCCTTAAATCAGCTCTCAACCCTGGCAGGACAGTTGTCTAGTTTGCCACCGGAAAACCAAAACCCTGCATCTCCTGATGTAGTTCCCTGCCCCGATGAGAAGCCTTTCATGATGCAGCAGCCGTCTGCCCAAGCAGTGGTTGCTGCCGTGTCAGCAAGTATTCCTCAGAGCTCCTCTCCCACAAGCCCTGAGCCTCGGCCGTCACATAGTCAGAGGAACTATAGTCCAGTGGCAGGTCCGAGCAGTGAACCAAGTGCCCACACGAGTACTCCCAGCATAGGGAACAGCCAGCCGAGCACCCCGGCTCCGACCCTGCCTGTCCAGGATCCGCAGCTTCTACACCACTGCCAGCACTGTGATATGTACTTTGCCGACAATATCCTTTACACCATTCACATGGGATGCCATGGGTATGAAAATCCTTTTCAGTGTAACATATGTGGTTGCAAATGTAAAAACAAGTATGATTTTGCCTGTCATTTTGCAAGGGGACAACATAACCAACACTGA